One stretch of Siphonobacter curvatus DNA includes these proteins:
- a CDS encoding endonuclease/exonuclease/phosphatase family protein, whose translation MKKVLFTFLAAVCMISATFAQKNNAITVASYNIRYNNPGDGENAWPNRKDNLKAQVRYHDFDVFGVQEALVGQLKDIAEGSEYTYFGAGRDDGKEGGEHSAIFYKKDRFKVLDSGNFWLSETPEKPGKGWDATCCNRICSWVKLQDQQTKKQFYFFNVHFDHEGVVARRESGKLMVKKIKEIAKGAQSICTGDFNSTPETEQIKEMQTLLNDSRQVTKMPPYGPVGTFNAFKFDAPMKDRIDYVFTSKSIQVLSYATFNQSLNQRYFSDHQPVVVKLVIQ comes from the coding sequence ATGAAAAAAGTACTCTTTACCTTTCTGGCTGCGGTGTGTATGATCTCGGCCACGTTTGCTCAGAAAAACAACGCCATTACCGTTGCTTCCTACAACATTCGGTACAATAATCCCGGCGATGGCGAGAATGCCTGGCCCAATCGTAAAGACAATCTGAAAGCTCAGGTTCGCTACCATGATTTCGATGTCTTCGGGGTACAGGAAGCTCTGGTAGGTCAATTGAAAGACATTGCCGAAGGCAGCGAATATACCTACTTCGGAGCAGGCCGTGACGACGGAAAAGAAGGGGGTGAACACTCCGCGATTTTCTACAAAAAAGACCGCTTCAAAGTACTGGACTCGGGAAATTTCTGGCTGAGCGAAACGCCCGAGAAACCTGGCAAGGGCTGGGATGCAACCTGCTGTAACCGTATTTGTTCCTGGGTGAAATTACAGGATCAGCAGACCAAAAAGCAGTTTTACTTTTTTAATGTACACTTTGATCATGAGGGCGTGGTCGCTCGTCGGGAATCGGGGAAATTAATGGTGAAAAAAATCAAGGAAATCGCCAAAGGAGCACAGAGCATTTGTACGGGAGACTTCAACTCAACGCCCGAAACCGAGCAGATCAAGGAAATGCAAACCTTGCTGAATGATTCACGTCAGGTGACTAAAATGCCGCCGTACGGTCCGGTAGGAACGTTCAATGCCTTTAAATTCGACGCTCCGATGAAAGATCGGATTGATTACGTCTTTACAAGCAAGTCCATTCAGGTACTCAGCTACGCTACCTTTAACCAATCCCTGAATCAGCGTTATTTCTCTGATCACCAGCCGGTGGTCGTGAAACTGGTGATTCAGTAA
- a CDS encoding class I SAM-dependent methyltransferase has translation MSHSAYTPEQLEDMLGRHRKKWHEKKILRIIYSEWYQMILKDLSPVSGPTVELGGGGGNFKEFKPDVITSDIEPHPWIDLVFDAHQMPFQAGEVSNLVMVDVLHHLSNPVHFLEEAYRVLQPGGRLIMLEPYPSPFSLPVYRKFHPEPFIMDVDYFNKTGIDQKDPWDANQAIPYLLFYRDRKKFQEQFQGRFQIKQQNRLSCILYPASGGFENKSFIPDSLIPLFQFAEKMLTPVRSLLAFRCYVVLEKI, from the coding sequence ATGAGTCATTCTGCGTACACTCCCGAGCAACTGGAAGACATGTTGGGACGCCATCGAAAAAAATGGCACGAAAAGAAAATTCTGCGGATCATTTATTCCGAGTGGTATCAGATGATTCTTAAGGATTTGAGTCCCGTATCCGGTCCAACCGTAGAACTCGGGGGCGGGGGAGGCAATTTTAAAGAGTTCAAACCCGACGTCATCACTTCCGACATCGAGCCGCATCCCTGGATCGATCTGGTTTTCGATGCTCATCAGATGCCTTTTCAGGCGGGGGAAGTGAGTAATCTGGTGATGGTGGACGTCCTGCACCATTTGTCCAATCCGGTCCATTTTCTGGAAGAAGCCTATCGGGTGTTACAGCCAGGCGGGCGTCTAATTATGCTGGAACCGTATCCGTCGCCGTTTTCGCTGCCCGTATACCGGAAGTTCCACCCCGAGCCTTTCATCATGGACGTTGATTATTTCAACAAAACCGGTATCGATCAGAAAGATCCCTGGGATGCTAACCAAGCCATTCCGTATCTGCTTTTTTACCGGGATCGGAAGAAATTCCAGGAGCAATTCCAAGGTCGTTTTCAGATCAAACAGCAAAACCGCTTGAGCTGCATTCTGTACCCCGCCTCGGGTGGTTTCGAAAACAAATCCTTCATTCCCGACAGTCTGATTCCGCTATTTCAGTTTGCCGAAAAAATGCTCACGCCAGTACGATCGTTGCTGGCCTTCCGGTGTTACGTGGTGCTGGAAAAAATTTAA
- a CDS encoding glutamine--tRNA ligase/YqeY domain fusion protein: protein MTEETKEVKSLNFLEEIVENDLRENKNGGRVLTRFPPEPNGYLHLGHAKSICLNFGLAQKYGGQTNLRFDDTNPITEDTEYVDSIKADVRWLGFDWAAELYASDYFAQLYEFAKKLIQLGLAYVDDSTAEAIASQKGTPTEPGQESPFRHRSIEENLDLFERMKAGEFPDGSRVLRAKIDMASPNMHFRDPVIYRIKHAHHHRTGNEWCIYPMYDFAHGQSDSIENITHSICTLEFIPHRPLYDWFIEKLDIFPSHQYEFARLNLTYTVMSKRKLKQLVEEGHVAGWDDPRMPTLSGARRRGYTPEAIRDFCERIGVAKRDNLIDVGLLEFCVREQLNKTATRVMVVLDPDPIKVVITNYPEGQTEELSIENNPENPEEGNRAVTFSREILVEREDFMENPPKKFFRLAPGNRVRLKGAYIIECNEVVKDAEGKVTELHCTYVPESKSGSDTSGLKVQGTIHWVNAADAVPVEVRLYDRLFQVEDLAEAEGDFKDHLNPNSLQVVQAFAEPSLRDASGKAYQFLRKGYFNLDTDSTEDRLIFNRTVGLKDSWAKDQKKK, encoded by the coding sequence ATGACGGAAGAGACCAAAGAAGTTAAGTCCCTAAATTTCTTAGAAGAAATTGTTGAAAACGATCTCCGTGAAAATAAAAACGGAGGCCGTGTCCTGACGCGTTTTCCACCCGAACCAAACGGGTATCTACACCTGGGTCACGCCAAAAGCATTTGTCTAAATTTTGGATTAGCCCAGAAATACGGAGGACAAACCAATTTACGCTTTGATGATACCAATCCCATTACGGAAGATACTGAATACGTAGATTCGATCAAGGCGGACGTTCGCTGGCTTGGCTTCGACTGGGCTGCAGAACTATACGCTTCCGACTACTTTGCTCAGCTGTACGAATTTGCAAAAAAATTGATCCAGTTGGGCCTGGCTTATGTGGATGATTCCACAGCAGAGGCCATTGCCAGCCAGAAAGGTACCCCTACCGAACCCGGTCAGGAAAGTCCGTTCCGGCATCGTTCAATCGAGGAAAATCTGGATTTATTTGAGCGAATGAAAGCCGGTGAATTTCCGGATGGCAGTCGGGTACTGCGGGCCAAAATCGACATGGCTTCGCCCAACATGCACTTCCGCGATCCGGTGATTTACCGTATTAAACACGCCCACCACCACCGGACGGGCAACGAATGGTGCATCTATCCAATGTACGATTTTGCTCACGGGCAATCGGATTCGATTGAGAACATTACTCATTCCATCTGTACGCTGGAATTCATTCCGCACCGTCCGTTGTACGACTGGTTTATTGAGAAATTAGATATTTTCCCCTCTCACCAGTACGAGTTTGCGCGTTTGAACCTGACCTATACGGTGATGAGCAAGCGGAAACTCAAGCAATTAGTGGAAGAAGGACATGTAGCAGGCTGGGACGATCCGCGAATGCCCACACTTTCGGGTGCTCGTCGTCGGGGATATACGCCCGAAGCCATTCGCGATTTCTGCGAACGCATCGGCGTAGCCAAACGTGATAACCTGATCGATGTCGGCTTACTGGAATTCTGCGTACGCGAACAGTTGAACAAAACAGCCACGCGGGTGATGGTTGTACTTGATCCCGATCCGATCAAAGTAGTCATCACGAATTATCCCGAGGGACAAACCGAGGAGCTTTCGATTGAAAACAATCCTGAGAATCCCGAAGAAGGCAATCGGGCGGTCACGTTCTCCCGCGAAATTCTGGTTGAACGCGAAGATTTCATGGAAAACCCGCCGAAGAAATTCTTCCGGCTAGCTCCCGGCAATCGCGTACGGCTCAAAGGTGCGTACATCATCGAATGCAACGAGGTAGTGAAAGACGCCGAAGGCAAAGTAACCGAACTGCATTGTACTTACGTTCCGGAAAGTAAATCTGGTTCGGATACGTCTGGATTGAAAGTACAAGGCACGATTCACTGGGTTAACGCGGCGGATGCCGTACCTGTAGAAGTACGCTTGTACGACCGTCTGTTCCAGGTGGAAGATTTAGCGGAAGCAGAAGGCGATTTCAAAGATCACCTGAATCCCAACTCGCTACAAGTGGTACAAGCTTTTGCCGAACCTAGTCTGCGGGATGCCAGCGGTAAAGCGTATCAGTTTTTGCGGAAGGGTTATTTCAATCTGGATACCGATTCGACAGAAGATCGTCTGATTTTTAATCGTACCGTAGGTTTGAAAGATTCCTGGGCTAAAGACCAGAAGAAGAAATAA
- a CDS encoding universal stress protein → MKNILVAVDFTENSRPALESAIFLASKSGATLHVLHTYLPVYPMTETVSGPPVTVEWEETYRLSAQTQLDTLTEEMRGRGLSPEIYLELGPVGPVVKDMVESHAIDLVILGRSESDSWLSDLFGSTATQLVNDLTVPLLMVPAEFSQRGFTKIAYATQLEFTETHVLKDLYRWADYMGATVQIINVQADHEPSVNSDEELMNEIRAAFPDRHTTVLQRKADSVEEGIQELLHDTEADLLVMSSHHRNLFTQIVNPSKSKKLLLHSPIPTLIFPLGRLS, encoded by the coding sequence ATGAAAAATATTCTTGTCGCGGTTGATTTTACTGAAAATTCACGGCCTGCTCTTGAATCCGCAATTTTCCTGGCTTCTAAAAGCGGAGCAACGTTACACGTCCTGCATACGTATCTGCCAGTTTACCCCATGACCGAAACCGTAAGCGGCCCACCCGTGACGGTGGAATGGGAGGAAACCTATCGGCTCTCCGCTCAAACCCAATTGGATACACTAACCGAAGAAATGCGGGGGCGTGGCCTATCTCCGGAAATTTATCTCGAACTCGGCCCCGTGGGACCCGTCGTAAAGGATATGGTAGAATCCCACGCCATTGATCTGGTCATTCTGGGTCGGAGTGAATCCGATAGCTGGCTATCAGACTTATTTGGCAGTACCGCTACACAGTTGGTGAATGATCTGACGGTACCCCTGCTGATGGTTCCTGCGGAATTTTCGCAACGTGGGTTTACCAAGATTGCTTACGCTACGCAGCTTGAATTTACGGAAACGCACGTACTGAAGGATTTATACCGTTGGGCCGATTACATGGGAGCAACGGTACAGATCATTAATGTGCAGGCCGATCACGAGCCTAGTGTTAATTCCGATGAAGAACTGATGAACGAAATTCGAGCGGCGTTTCCCGACCGTCATACTACCGTATTGCAGCGAAAAGCGGACTCCGTAGAAGAGGGGATTCAGGAATTGTTGCACGATACGGAAGCCGATCTGCTGGTGATGAGTTCGCATCACCGAAATCTGTTTACGCAGATCGTGAATCCCAGTAAGTCTAAAAAGCTATTGCTCCACAGTCCAATTCCTACGCTGATTTTTCCGCTGGGCCGACTGAGTTAA
- the porU2 gene encoding putative type IX secretion system sortase PorU2, giving the protein MLANRYTLYILFIGLLLFSRSYAQQGRFGNEWINYEQTYFKIPVWEKGVYRIPYDQLRQAGFPVEKNPASYQLFKQGTEQAITVNGQADGTFDSSDYVEFYGVPNDGSRDASLYRDPKLQTNPKVSLFSDTTYYYLTYRLDNQPGKRMETVAAQAPGALQAEPFHWQDELLLFKAGYPVGPTYPIGVRYLSGMTISSYEVGKGYTDARINNGQSKNYTFSLSNPYTAGDKPILELSVYGGTADPHNLEIRGGISATQNRLLGTIAYTNYDLKLFKTTLEWTDVSAQSHVLNVLSTKGTFENESNYVVYTQLSYPQALTMQGVSMGKTLRLRANTTGTSLIQLGSATGSDQIYDITQPDQIRRISGTLNNGVLSAVIPQTTSGRNLWVNRETRTVATIQRIGFRKIDPTKSNYLIVTNKRLQKPAGGYADIVKEYAAYRASAAGGKHDTLIVDIDLLANQFNYGERSGVAIRHFTDYMIQNGKPEHLFLIGKTIAPQFYRFIGDFYQNNLVPAGGWPGSDWVTVEGLTGEKDIPGIPVGRLSVTTPNEVLAYLNKVKEYERQEPALWRKSFLHLSGGKTTGELNLFRNYVESYKTIAEKNNLGGKVSITSKKTDDPVEFINISGPVNQGLGIVTFFGHAAAQISDIDVGYVTNESLGYRNKGKYPIMIINGCDAGNIFDNNLAAVPLSSDWVNTADRGAILALATSFSGFPTYLNGYSTALYDQMFKNELGLGQSFGVSLLKAIRTYLKAYPGEMALGHSQQFVLQGDPAIVPFPYTKPDYAVTNSGLFLKGFDGKEVVASADSFRVGMVVSNLGRNLVKPFSISLKRTLSNGREIDLGSRQYAPVAYQDTLYFTVANAANSGGTNRFDVTIDATNQIDELNKQNNKAFLSLALPGSLARPVLPHDFAMVGTQENGAPTARLMAEYTPTNASVTAGNILFELDTSAAFTSTFKKTTTLPSSNAEGWKVALLASDSTVYYWRVRDADQAVSGTNQWSKYSFTYIKGVEDGWAQSQSTQFENVLTDQVLLRNGRWDFSGSVTSGVLTSSLIGPTTRWGAIRQQVTKNTQQKSSLDVYGVDARGTETLLITNLTSTLIDISKIDAKQYPYLRLREKISGPTAPQLKRWLVSYQGVPEGALYVQGRTSYLSTLPLTLEEGASFTQALNFNVLSTATFTDSLLVTETLTNAAASVTTTKQYRVAAAKSIPLSLTYRNLQAGENRLSISVNPQVLPEVSYTNNTVTFALNVQADRTTPTLEVTFDGRTIREGDYVSANPVIVVRVKDSNKYAIKQDTVGVNLYWQQPEGSLQRLSYKNPNMKWDTLAGNEFRVTYQPKNLAEGTYFFQAQGSDVAGNNAGALPYAIHFQVKAETGLQQFMVSPNPLELYTRFNLVLTGDRLPDAMTIEIMTLQGQLLRILSNETQPLRVGANEYFWNGTDHQGNRLPPGTYIYRLKLSQNGQSYPIIDPAFKATGRVVIVR; this is encoded by the coding sequence ATGTTAGCCAACCGTTATACTTTATATATTCTTTTCATTGGTTTGCTGCTATTCAGCCGAAGTTACGCCCAGCAGGGTCGATTTGGTAATGAATGGATTAACTACGAACAAACGTATTTCAAAATTCCGGTCTGGGAGAAAGGCGTTTACCGGATTCCTTATGATCAGCTACGACAAGCTGGGTTTCCGGTTGAAAAGAATCCCGCTTCTTACCAACTCTTCAAACAGGGTACGGAGCAGGCCATTACGGTAAATGGGCAAGCGGATGGAACGTTTGACTCCAGCGACTACGTTGAATTTTACGGCGTTCCCAATGACGGCAGCCGGGATGCCTCGCTATACCGGGATCCGAAGCTTCAGACGAACCCGAAAGTAAGTTTATTCAGCGATACTACTTACTATTACTTAACCTACCGACTTGACAATCAACCTGGAAAACGAATGGAAACGGTAGCGGCTCAGGCTCCGGGAGCTTTGCAGGCCGAACCCTTTCATTGGCAGGATGAGCTTCTGTTGTTTAAAGCGGGTTATCCCGTTGGTCCTACGTATCCAATTGGCGTACGTTATCTTTCAGGAATGACGATTAGCTCTTATGAAGTCGGAAAAGGGTATACAGATGCTCGGATCAATAATGGACAAAGTAAGAATTATACTTTTTCGCTTTCCAATCCTTACACGGCAGGCGATAAACCTATACTAGAACTGTCTGTGTATGGAGGCACCGCTGATCCGCATAACCTTGAAATTCGGGGCGGAATCAGTGCGACTCAGAACCGGCTTTTGGGAACAATTGCCTACACCAATTACGATCTCAAGTTATTCAAGACTACCCTCGAGTGGACGGATGTATCGGCTCAGTCACACGTTTTAAATGTTCTTTCTACCAAAGGAACCTTTGAAAATGAATCTAACTACGTCGTTTATACGCAACTTTCTTACCCCCAAGCCCTCACCATGCAGGGCGTAAGTATGGGTAAAACGTTACGGCTACGAGCCAATACGACGGGCACTTCCTTGATCCAGCTTGGCTCCGCTACCGGAAGCGATCAAATTTATGACATTACCCAGCCCGACCAGATCCGCCGCATTAGCGGTACATTGAACAATGGCGTTTTATCGGCGGTCATTCCACAGACTACTTCCGGTCGAAATCTCTGGGTGAATCGGGAAACCAGAACCGTAGCTACGATTCAACGGATCGGTTTCCGTAAGATTGATCCTACGAAAAGCAATTACCTCATTGTTACCAATAAACGCTTGCAGAAACCGGCGGGTGGTTATGCAGACATTGTGAAAGAATACGCTGCTTATCGGGCCTCGGCAGCCGGTGGTAAACACGATACGCTGATAGTAGATATTGATTTATTAGCCAATCAATTTAATTACGGAGAACGCAGTGGTGTGGCCATTCGGCACTTTACGGATTACATGATTCAAAACGGTAAACCCGAGCACCTCTTTTTGATAGGCAAAACCATAGCTCCGCAGTTTTACCGCTTCATTGGTGACTTTTACCAAAATAACCTTGTTCCCGCTGGTGGCTGGCCCGGCTCTGACTGGGTTACGGTGGAAGGCTTAACGGGTGAAAAAGACATTCCGGGTATTCCTGTAGGTCGTTTGAGCGTGACTACGCCCAATGAAGTATTAGCTTATTTAAATAAAGTAAAAGAGTACGAACGTCAGGAGCCTGCTTTATGGCGAAAATCCTTCCTTCACTTGAGTGGGGGTAAAACTACGGGCGAACTCAACTTATTCCGCAATTACGTTGAGAGCTACAAGACGATTGCCGAAAAGAATAATTTAGGTGGCAAAGTATCCATCACTTCCAAAAAAACGGATGATCCGGTTGAGTTTATTAACATCTCAGGCCCGGTCAATCAAGGTTTAGGCATTGTTACTTTTTTTGGTCACGCTGCTGCTCAAATTTCCGACATTGATGTAGGATACGTGACCAATGAGTCGCTGGGATACCGGAATAAAGGGAAGTATCCGATCATGATCATCAATGGTTGTGACGCCGGTAACATTTTCGATAACAACTTGGCTGCAGTACCCCTTAGCTCCGATTGGGTGAATACGGCCGATCGGGGAGCCATCCTGGCTCTTGCGACCAGTTTCAGCGGTTTTCCTACGTATTTGAACGGCTATTCCACGGCACTTTACGACCAGATGTTCAAAAACGAATTAGGTCTGGGCCAATCGTTTGGGGTATCCTTACTTAAGGCGATTCGTACGTATTTAAAAGCCTATCCCGGCGAAATGGCTCTGGGTCACTCCCAACAGTTTGTCCTGCAGGGCGATCCCGCCATCGTTCCTTTTCCTTATACGAAACCCGACTACGCCGTTACTAATTCTGGTTTATTTCTAAAAGGATTTGATGGCAAAGAAGTCGTAGCTAGTGCCGATTCTTTCCGCGTAGGCATGGTGGTGAGTAACCTTGGTCGGAACCTAGTCAAGCCATTTAGCATCAGCCTGAAACGGACACTTTCTAACGGTCGTGAAATCGACCTGGGTTCGCGTCAATACGCCCCGGTCGCCTATCAGGATACGTTGTACTTCACCGTAGCCAACGCAGCCAACAGCGGCGGTACTAACCGCTTTGATGTGACGATCGATGCGACCAACCAAATTGATGAATTAAACAAACAAAACAATAAAGCATTCCTCAGTTTGGCTCTACCCGGTTCGTTGGCCCGGCCTGTCTTACCACACGATTTTGCTATGGTCGGTACCCAGGAAAACGGTGCACCGACGGCTCGTCTGATGGCGGAATATACGCCAACGAATGCCAGCGTAACTGCGGGCAATATCCTCTTCGAACTGGATACGTCGGCGGCCTTCACCAGTACGTTCAAAAAAACAACGACGTTGCCTTCCAGCAATGCCGAAGGCTGGAAAGTAGCTCTGCTTGCTTCTGACAGCACCGTCTATTACTGGCGGGTACGCGATGCCGATCAGGCCGTGAGCGGTACCAACCAGTGGTCCAAGTATTCATTCACGTATATCAAAGGCGTGGAAGACGGCTGGGCTCAAAGTCAATCGACGCAGTTCGAAAACGTACTGACTGATCAGGTGTTGTTGCGAAACGGCCGCTGGGATTTTTCGGGATCGGTCACGTCGGGTGTTCTGACCTCTTCGCTGATTGGTCCTACCACGCGTTGGGGTGCCATTCGCCAGCAGGTTACTAAAAACACGCAGCAAAAGTCTTCCCTGGACGTATACGGCGTAGACGCCCGGGGTACTGAAACCCTATTGATCACCAATCTCACCTCAACGTTGATTGACATCAGTAAGATTGATGCCAAACAGTATCCGTATTTGCGATTGCGGGAAAAAATCAGTGGTCCTACGGCTCCACAATTAAAACGCTGGCTGGTTTCGTATCAAGGCGTTCCGGAGGGAGCCTTATACGTACAGGGACGTACTTCGTACCTGTCTACGCTACCGCTGACGCTGGAAGAAGGTGCTTCGTTTACGCAGGCCCTGAATTTCAATGTACTTAGCACCGCCACTTTTACGGATTCGCTGCTGGTCACCGAAACTCTTACGAATGCCGCGGCCAGTGTTACAACTACGAAACAATACCGGGTAGCCGCGGCCAAGTCGATTCCTCTGTCGCTGACGTACCGGAATTTGCAGGCTGGAGAAAATCGTCTTTCGATTAGTGTCAATCCCCAGGTGTTACCTGAAGTAAGCTATACCAACAATACCGTTACGTTTGCTCTGAACGTGCAGGCCGACCGTACGACACCGACGCTGGAAGTGACGTTTGATGGCCGGACGATCCGCGAAGGGGATTACGTTTCGGCGAATCCGGTGATCGTCGTTCGCGTGAAAGATTCCAATAAATACGCCATTAAACAGGATACGGTAGGGGTAAACTTGTACTGGCAGCAACCCGAAGGTTCGTTGCAACGCCTTTCTTACAAAAACCCGAATATGAAATGGGATACGCTGGCAGGGAATGAATTCCGGGTAACCTACCAACCTAAAAATCTGGCCGAAGGTACGTACTTTTTCCAGGCTCAGGGTAGCGATGTTGCCGGTAACAATGCCGGAGCTTTACCTTACGCCATCCATTTCCAGGTCAAAGCGGAAACGGGACTGCAACAGTTTATGGTTAGTCCAAACCCGCTGGAACTCTATACCCGATTTAACCTGGTACTGACGGGCGACCGTTTACCCGATGCCATGACCATTGAGATTATGACGCTTCAGGGCCAATTGCTGCGTATCCTCAGTAACGAAACCCAGCCTCTGCGGGTAGGAGCTAACGAATATTTCTGGAACGGAACCGACCATCAAGGGAATCGACTTCCGCCCGGTACGTATATCTATCGCCTGAAATTGAGTCAGAACGGTCAATCCTATCCGATCATCGATCCGGCTTTTAAAGCGACGGGTCGTGTGGTTATCGTTCGCTAG